A region from the Rosa rugosa chromosome 6, drRosRugo1.1, whole genome shotgun sequence genome encodes:
- the LOC133717827 gene encoding uncharacterized protein LOC133717827, with translation MSFAFTGSSFSSAIVAAGEDLWRLPPSSAELERRSSMSRTPIPESDRIGLLQFQKWLSLLLLLRLLLQSLLGPSPLTSKVFLEELCLLSHFKHLDAMLMQFAPSEKLAAPCNCSSGFSI, from the exons ATGAGCTTTGCCTTCACCGGATCTTCGTTCTCCTCCGCGA TAGTCGCTGCTGGAGAGGACCTCTGGCGTCTCCCGCCGTCCTCGGCCGAACTGGAGCGCCGATCTTCGATGTCGAGGACTCCTATACCAGAATCGGACCGAATTGGATTGCTTCAATTTCAGAAATGGCTCTCGCTGTtacttcttcttcgtcttctacTGCAATCTCTGCTCGGACCTTCTCCTCTGACCTCAAAG GTTTTCCTGGAAGAACTGTGCCTTTTGAGTCACTTCAAGCACTTGGATGCCATGTTGATGCAGTTTGCCCCAAGTGAAAAGCTAGCAGCTCCGTGTAATTGTTCTAGTGGCTTTTCAAtatag
- the LOC133715298 gene encoding UDP-glycosyltransferase 76F1-like has product MDQRKGRRLILFPYPLQGHINPMIELANMLHFKGFSVTIIHTNFNSLNPSTHPNFTFHSISDDLSESEAAEEDSLLVLSYLNAKCSEPFRECLATLLSSVTEEPVACLICDPLFDFTQSVAESLKLPRILLRTSGASSTAVYSAFPLLREKGYIPKQDSRLEETVTELSPVKVKDLPMIHSSDPERFFKVVRAFTSETKDSYGYIFNTFEDLEQDALATIRKEFHIPIFPVGPFHKCAPATISTNSLLLQDRSCISWLNTQSPKSVIYVSFGSIAAINEAQFLEIAWGLANSKQSFLWVIRPGLVQGSEWLEPLPSGFLESLNGMGHIVKWAPQKEVLAHQAVGVFWTHSGWNSTLESICEGVPMICIPFFADQMVNARYVSDVWKVGLQLEVGIKREEIEIAIRRLMMEKEGEEIRDRVAKLKDEANLCLRQGGSSYQSLNDLVNHILALESFE; this is encoded by the exons ATGGACCAGAGGAAAGGCCGGAGGTTGATACTCTTCCCATATCCCTTGCAAGGCCATATAAACCCTATGATTGAGCTGGCCAACATGCTACACTTCAAAGGCTTCTCCGTAACAATCATCCATACCAACTTCAACTCTCTCAACCCTTCAACCCATCCAAACTTCACCTTCCACTCAATCTCAGATGACTTATCTGAAAGCGAGGCTGCTGAAGAGGATAGTCTCCTTGTTCTTTCTTATCTCAACGCAAAGTGCAGTGAACCTTTCCGGGAATGCTTGGCCACCTTGTTGTCTAGTGTAACAGAGGAGCCTGTTGCTTGCTTGATCTGTGACCCACTCTTTGACTTCACTCAGTCAGTTGCTGAGAGCCTCAAGCTCCCAAGGATTCTGCTAAGGACCAGTGGCGCTTCTTCCACTGCTGTCTATTCTGCATTTCCACTCCTGCGGGAAAAGGGTTACATTCCAAAGCAAG ATTCTCGACTGGAAGAGACGGTGACAGAGCTTTCCCCTGTCAAAGTTAAAGATCTTCCGATGATCCACAGTTCCGACCCAGAAAGATTTTTCAAAGTAGTACGTGCCTTTACATCTGAAACCAAGGACTCATATGGGTATATCTTTAACACCTTTGAAGACCTTGAACAAGATGCACTGGCCACAATTCGCAAGGAATTTCACATTCCAATTTTCCCAGTAGGTCCATTTCACAAGTGTGCCCCAGCAACCATTTCTACAAATAGCTTACTATTACAAGACCGGAGCTGCATTTCATGGCTAAACACTCAATCACCAAAATCTGTTATCTATGTTAGTTTCGGGAGCATTGCTGCAATAAACGAAGCTCAGTTTTTGGAGATAGCCTGGGGACTAGCCAACAGCAAGCAATCCTTTTTGTGGGTGATTCGACCCGGGTTAGTTCAAGGTTCAGAATGGCTAGAACCACTGCCTAGTGGTTTTCTTGAGAGCTTGAATGGAATGGGACACATTGTGAAATGGGCACCACAAAAAGAGGTGCTTGCCCATCAAGCTGTTGGAGTATTTTGGACTCACAGTGGTTGGAATTCTACATTGGAGAGCATCTGCGAGGGAGTCCCTATGATTTGTATTCCATTTTTTGCTGATCAAATGGTGAATGCAAGATACGTAAGCGATGTTTGGAAAGTAGGATTGCAGCTAGAGGTTGGTATCAagagagaagaaattgaaatagCAATTAGAAGACTTATGATGGAGAAAGAAGGGGAAGAGATAAGAGATAGAGTGGCAAAGCTAAAGGATGAGGCAAATCTTTGCCTGAGACAAGGCGGCTCTTCATACCAATCTTTGAATGACCTAGTTAATCACATTTTAGCATTAGAATCATTTGAATAA
- the LOC133713390 gene encoding UDP-glycosyltransferase 76C2-like codes for MEQIKKGQRLILFPLPFQGHINPMLELANVLYFRGFSITIIHTNFNSLNPSTHPHFTFHSIPDGLSETETSTNNPLLLLSCLNAHCCDPFRNCLANLLSDDGSEEPIACLITDPLFDFTRSVAKSLKLPRMLLRTGGASSTIVYAAFPLLWEKGYLPKQESQLEEPVVELSPLKVKDLPMMNSCDPQGYYQFITEMVNEIKTSDGIIFNTSEDLEEQALTTIRQEFHIPIFPIGPFHKWFPTSYSNSLLSEDESCISWLNTKAPKSVVYVSFGSIAAINEAQFLEIAWGLANTNQPFLWVVRPGLIQGSEWLEKLPQGYLEALNEKGHTVKWAPQKKVLAHPAVGLFWTHNGWNSTLESISEGVPMVCMPNFTDQMVNARYVTDVWRVGLQLENGIERGEIEKTIRKLIAEKEGEEIKDNMSKLKEKTNLSLREGGSSYQSLNGLVNHILSL; via the exons ATGGAGCAAATTAAGAAAGGCCAGAGGTTGATACTCTTCCCATTACCGTTTCAAGGCCATATAAACCCTATGCTTGAGCTAGCTAACGTTCTATACTTCAGAGGCTTCTCCATAACCATCATCCACACCAACTTCAACTCTCTCAACCCTTCAACCCATCCTCACTTCACCTTCCATTCAATCCCTGATGGCCTATCTGAAACTGAGACCTCCACAAACAATCCCCTCCTCCTTCTTTCTTGTCTAAATGCGCACTGTTGTGATCCATTCCGAAACTGCCTGGCTAACTTGTTATCTGATGATGGTTCAGAGGAGCCTATTGCTTGCTTAATCACTGACCCTCTCTTTGACTTCACTCGATCTGTTGCTAAGAGCCTTAAGCTTCCAAGGATGCTGCTAAGAACAGGAGGTGCCTCATCAACTATTGTTTATGCCGCATTTCCACTTCTGTGGGAAAAGGGTTACCTCCCAAAACAAG AATCTCAACTAGAAGAGCCAGTAGTAGAGCTGTCACCGCTCAAAGTCAAAGACCTTCCAATGATGAACTCTTGTGATCCACAGGGATATTATCAATTTATAACCGAAATGGTAAATGAAATCAAGACCTCAGATGGAATTATTTTCAATACTTCTGAAGATCTCGAAGAACAAGCACTAACTACAATCCGACAAGAATTTCACATCCCAATTTTCCCAATAGGCCCATTTCACAAATGGTTCCCAACCTCCTATTCAAATAGTTTATTATCAGAGGATGAAAGTTGCATTTCATGGCTAAACACTAAAGCACCAAAATCTGTTGTCTATGTCAGCTTTGGGAGCATTGCTGCAATAAATGAAGCTCAATTTTTGGAAATAGCTTGGGGACTAGCCAACACCAATCAGCCCTTCTTATGGGTGGTTCGACCTGGATTAATCCAAGGCTCTGAATGGCTCGAAAAATTACCTCAAGGGTACCTGGAGGCCTTAAATGAGAAGGGTCACACTGTGAAATGGGCACCACAGAAAAAGGTGCTGGCTCATCCAGCTGTGGGACTGTTCTGGACTCACAATGGGTGGAATTCAACTTTGGAGAGTATATCTGAGGGGGTGCCTATGGTCTGTATGCCAAATTTTACCGATCAAATGGTAAATGCAAGATATGTAACTGATGTTTGGAGAGTTGGGTTGCAGTTAGAGAACGGGATCGAGAGAGGCGAAATTGAAAAAACAATTCGAAAACTAATAgcagagaaagaaggagaagagatcAAAGACAACATGTCAAAGCTTAAGGAGAAGACAAATCTTTCGCTCAGAGAAGGTGGCTCTTCATACCAATCTTTGAATGGCTTGGTTAACCATATTTTATCATTATAA
- the LOC133713392 gene encoding UDP-glycosyltransferase 76F1-like, which yields MEQLKKGRRLILFPLPFQGHINPMLELANILHSKGFSITIIQSNFNSLNPSSHPHFIFHSIDIGLSESGTSTKDPLLLLSRLNANSREPFQECLATLLSDVSKEPVGCLITDSVYDFAQSVAESLKLPRILLRTGSASSFAIYTAFPLLREKGYLPKQDSRLEEEVTELSPLKVKDIPIINSDGPERFFNLIADLEIQTKTSDGLILNTFEDLEEHALATIRQVYPIPVFSLGPFHKCYPANSSLTSSSLLAQDQSCISWLNTQAPKSVIYVSFGSIAAIKETQFLEIAWGLANSKQPFLWVVRPGLVHGSDWLEALPSGFLETLNVKGHIVKWAPQKEVLAHQAVGVFWTHNGWNSTLESICEGVPMICMPCSSDQMMNARYVSDVWKVGLQLQHGVERVNIENTIRRLMVEKEGEEIKNRVLRLMQKANFCLKQGGSSYRSLDALIKHILSFK from the exons ATGGAGCAACTTAAGAAGGGTCGGAGATTGATACTATTCCCACTGCCCTTTCAAGGCCATATAAATCCCATGCTTGAGCTGGCCAATATTTTACACTCGAAAGGCTTctcgataaccataatccaaagCAACTTCAACTCTCTCAACCCTTCAAGCCATCCCCACTTCATCTTCCACTCAATAGATATTGGCTTGTCTGAAAGCGGAACCTCAACAAAGGATCCGCTCCTTCTTCTTTCTCGTCTAAATGCAAATTCTCGTGAACCTTTCCAGGAATGTTTGGCTACGTTGTTGTCTGATGTTTCGAAGGAGCCTGTTGGTTGCTTAATCACCGACTCCGTCTATGACTTCGCTCAATCTGTTGCAGAGAGCCTAAAGCTGCCAAGGATTCTGTTAAGGACTGGGAGTGCCTCTTCATTTGCAATTTATACTGCATTTCCACTTCTTCGAGAGAAAGGCTACCTCCCAAAACAAG ATTCTCGACTAGAAGAGGAAGTGACAGAGCTTTCACCTCTCAAGGTTAAAGACATTCCAATTATCAACAGTGATGGTCCAGAGAGATTTTTTAATCTAATAGCTGACCTGGAAATTCAAACCAAGACCTCAGATGGATTGATTCTTAATACTTTTGAAGACCTTGAAGAACATGCACTGGCCACAATTCGCCAGGTTTATCCTATTCCAGTTTTCTCACTAGGACCATTTCACAAATGCTACCCTGCAAACTCTTCTCTAACTTCAAGTAGCTTATTAGCACAAGACCAGAGTTGCATTTCATGGCTAAACACACAAGCACCAAAATCTGTTATTTATGTTAGTTTTGGGAGCATTGCAGCAATAAAGGAAACTCAGTTTTTGGAGATAGCCTGGGGACTAGCCAACAGCAAGCAGCCCTTCTTGTGGGTTGTTCGACCCGGATTAGTCCATGGGTCAGATTGGCTTGAAGCATTACCTAGTGGGTTTCTTGAGACCTTGAATGTTAAGGGGCACATTGTTAAATGGGCACCTCAAAAAGAAGTGCTTGCCCATCAAGCGGTTGGTGTGTTTTGGACTCACAATGGCTGGAATTCTACATTGGAGAGTATCTGCGAGGGGGTACCTATGATTTGTATGCCATGTTCTTCTGATCAAATGATGAATGCAAGATATGTAAGCGATGTTTGGAAGGTCGGGTTGCAGTTACAACATGGGGTCGAGAGAGTCAACATTGAAAACACCATTAGAAGACTAATGGTGGAGAAAGAAGGGGAAGAGATCAAAAACAGAGTTTTAAGGCTAATGCAGAAGGCAAATTTTTGCCTCAAACAAGGTGGCTCATCATACCGATCCTTAGATGCCTTGATCAAACACATTTTATCATTTAAATGA
- the LOC133713391 gene encoding UDP-glycosyltransferase 76F1-like — MEQRKGRRLILFPLPFQGHINPMLELANILHLKGFSITIIHTNFNSLNPSSHPHFTFHSIPDGLSESEASTKDIIFLVSVLNAKCVEPFRECLASLLSDVSEEPVACLISDAIFHFAQSVADSLKVPRVVLRTGGASSFTVFAAFPLLREKGYIPIQDSRLEEPVAEFPHLKVKDLPVLKGCDSEEYYQLADGMSNGTKSSRGLIFNTFEDLEEQALGKIRQEFPIPIFPIGPFHNCFPAASSSLPLSTEDKSCISWLNSQAPKSVVYVSYGSIAAIKEAQFLEIAWGLANSKRPFLWVIRPDSIHGGSQWLELLPNEFLENLNGRGHIVKWSPQKEVLSHAAIGIFWTHSGWNSTLESICEGVPMICMPCFNDQLVNARYVSNVWKVGLQLESGAERGDIERTIRKLMVEKEGEEIRARSLKLMEKANLCFKQDGSSYQSLDGLVKHILSLESFVFRTQ; from the exons ATGGAGCAAAGGAAGGGCCGGAGATTGATACTCTTCCCACTGCCCTTTCAAGGTCATATAAACCCCATGCTAGAGCTGGCCAACATTTTACACCTGAAAGGCTTCTCCATAACCATCATTCACACCAACTTCAACTCTCTCAACCCTTCAAGCCATCCACACTTCACCTTTCACTCAATTCCTGATGGCTTATCTGAAAGTGAGGCCTCCACAAAGGATATCATCTTCCTCGTTTCTGTTCTAAATGCTAAATGTGTCGAACCTTTCCGAGAATGCTTGGCTAGCTTGTTATCTGATGTTTCAGAGGAGCCTGTTGCTTGTTTGATATCAGACGCTATCTTTCACTTCGCTCAATCTGTTGCCGATAGCCTTAAGGTCCCGAGGGTTGTTTTAAGGACTGGGGGTGCTTCTTCATTTACTGTTTTTGCTGCATTTCCACTTCTGCGTGAAAAGGGCTACATCCCAATACAAG ATTCTCGACTAGAAGAGCCAGTGGCAGAGTTCCCACATCTCAAAGTCAAAGACCTTCCTGTGCTCAAAGGGTGTGACTCAGAGGAATATTATCAACTAGCAGACGGCATGTCAAATGGAACCAAGTCCTCAAGGGGACTCATTTTTAATACGTTTGAAGACCTTGAAGAGCAAGCACTGGGAAAAATTCGACAAGAATTCCCCATTCCAATTTTCCCTATTGGACCATTTCACAACTGTTTCCCTGCAGCCTCTTCTTCACTTCCCTTGTCAACAGAAGACAAAAGCTGCATTTCATGGCTAAACAGTCAAGCACCCAAATCCGTTGTCTATGTTAGCTATGGGAGCATTGCAGCAATAAAGGAAGCTCAATTTTTGGAGATAGCTTGGGGACTAGCCAACAGCAAGCGGCCTTTCTTATGGGTGATTCGACCTGATTCAATCCACGGAGGTTCCCAATGGCTTGAACTATTACCTAATGAATTTCTAGAGAACTTGAACGGGAGGGGGCACATTGTGAAGTGGTCTCCCCAAAAAGAAGTGTTATCACATGCAGCCATTGGAATCTTTTGGACTCACAGCGGCTGGAACTCTACACTGGAAAGCATTTGCGAGGGAGTTCCTATGATTTGTATGCCATGTTTCAATGATCAACTGGTGAACGCGAGATATGTAAGCAATGTCTGGAAGGTTGGTTTGCAGTTAGAGTCGGGGGCAGAGAGAGGTGACATCGAAAGAACGATTAGAAAACTAATGGTGGAGAAAGAAGGGGAAGAGATCAGAGCCAGAAGCTTAAAGCTAATGGAGAAGGCGAATCTCTGCTTCAAACAGGATGGCTCTTCATACCAATCCTTGGACGGCTTGGTTAAACATATTCTATCACTAGAATCATTTGTTTTTCGAACTCAGTGA